Proteins encoded together in one Onychomys torridus chromosome 1, mOncTor1.1, whole genome shotgun sequence window:
- the LOC118586950 gene encoding olfactory receptor 14A2-like, with product MPNVTATTGFILTGFSDVQELQTLCGVLFLVMYMATVISNLIIIILITIDLQLQTPMYFFLKNLSLLDVFFVSVPIPNFFVNSLTHNNSISTLGCVFQVFLMTSFAAGEVFVLTAMSYDRYVAICNPLHYDAIMNGGTCALMVSVSWATGALFGAIYTAGTFSMPFCGSNVIPQFFCAVSSLLRISCPKTLLGIYISLGIGVCLGISSFICVVISYFYIFSTVLKIPTTKGQSKAFSTCIPHLTVFTLFIATACFVYLKPPSDVPSITDRLFSVLYTVLPPALNPLIYSLRNSDVKCALRRLQQNFCPRGSPHLKLQSIFQCSSTSQVTSKICNF from the coding sequence ATGCCGAATGTCACAGCAACAACTGGATTCATCCTTACGGGGTTCTCTGATGTCCAGGAGCTACAGACTTTATGTGGAGTGCTCTTCCTGGTGATGTACATGGCAACTGTAATAAGCAATCTCATCATCATCATTCTTATCACCATTGACCTGCAGCTTCAAACACCCATGTACTTTTTCTTGAAGAATTTGTCCTTGTTGGATGTCTTCTTTGTGTCTGTTCCTATTCCAAATTTCTTTGTCAATAGCTTAACTCACAACAATTCCATTTCCACTCTTGGTTGTGTCTTCCAGGTATTTTTAATGACTTCATTTGCAGCAGGAGAagtatttgtcctgactgccatgtcctatgaccgctatgttgCCATTTGTAATCCTTTGCACTATGATGCCATTATGAATGGTGGTACCTGTGCTCTTATGGTGAGTGTTTCCTGGGCGACTGGGGCACTCTTTGGAGCCATATATACAGCTGGCACATTTTCCATGCCTTTCTGTGGCTCCAATGTGATCCCACAGTTTTTTTGTGCTGTTTCCTCATTGCTAAGGATTTCATGCCCCAAAACGCTTTTGGGCATTTATATTAGTCTCGGAATTGGTGTGTGTCTAGGCATATCTAGCTTTATTTGTGTGGTGATCTCTTACTTTTACATATTCTCCACTGTGCTTAAGATTCCTACTACTAAAGGCCAGTCCAAAGCATTTTCCACGTGCATCCCCCACCTCACTGTTTTCACTCTTTTCATAGCTACTGCTTGCTTCGTATATCTGAAGCCTCCCTCAGATGTACCATCAATCACAGACAGGCTCTTTTCTGTGCTCTACACTGTGCTACCTCCAGCACTCAATCCTTTGATCTACAGCTTGAGGAACAGTGATGTCAAGTGTGCTCTGAGGAGGTTACAGCAAAATTTCTGCCCAAGGGGTTCACCTCATTTAAAACTTCAAAGTATTTTTCAGTGTTCAAGCACTTCACAAGTTACAAGTAAGATTTGTAATTTTTGA